GTTGTTGGCTTCAGTGGTCACGATTAATTCCCCTTCCACCTGCTGAAACTGCTGACCAATTTGCCTGAAGGTATTGTTGCTTAAATTCAAACTGGGAAGATGGCCCATCTGCGCCGCTTTCTTCTCAATCTTCAATACTTCCTGCTGATTATTCAATGTCTGCAAGGTCAGGTTATGCTGCAGACCAATCTGAACTGCTTCCTGAAAATTTAATCTTAGGGTATCCTGTGCCTGCAGATCCAATACAAAACCAGCAAATATCAAACAGGTTATCAGTAACTTTTTCATATTAAATTGCAATATCTTGATCAATTTTTCCATCCAACATTTCTATCAAACGCGTTCCATAATCCGCATTTTCCCTGGAATGCGTTGCCTGTATGATAGTAGTGCCCTCTTTATTCAATTCTTTAAAAACTTCCATAATTTCCTTCGCCTGTGCAGAATGGAGATTCCCAGTCGGTTCATCAGCCAACAAAACCCTCGGTCTCCCTGCAATGGCCCGGGCAATTCCCACCAACTGTTGCTGACCACCTGACAACTGCTCCGGAAAAAGGTCCTTCTTGGCTACCATGTTAAACCTGTCAAGCAGATTGGCAATGATGCTTTTTCTTTCAGATCCTGATACATTCCTGTACAGCAGGGGTGTTTCAATATTTTCATAAACTGTCAATTCATCAATGAGATGGTAGGCCTGAAAAATATAGCCAAACTCGGATTTGTGCAGGGCTGACCTTTGCCTTTCTTTCATGCCATGGATTGATTTGTCATCAAAAAGATATTGACCTTCATAATCCTCATCCAAAAGCCCAATGATATTGAGTAAAGTGGACTTACCCACTCCCGAAGGTCCCATAAAAGTCAGGAATTCTCCCTGATCAATTTTCAGATCAATTCCCTTCAATATAAATACCCGCTGAAAACGGGAATCAATGTATTTGTCAATGTTTGTGAGTTGGATCATTTTATAGACGTGAGACATAAGACATAAGACATAAGACTTAGGACGCTTTTCCTAAATGCTATCGGAATAATACAAATCCTGATTTTAGGCTGTAATATTGATTTTTAATTTTGATGACTGATGACCGGTAATCAAAACACCCCTACCTGTCGGCATGCAGGGGTCATCCGACATCGGACATCGGACATCGGACATCCAACATATCCCCAAAGCCATGCCATAAAAAAAAGCCTGCTATTGTCCGATAAAGGGCAATAACAGGCTTTTGCAGGCAATTTTATCCGTACAACTTTGTTCGCTGGCGGACGATTAAACTTATCCAGGCATACTTGGCCTTACTTCGATTTTACTGGGTAGCGTCCTTGGATGCATTTGCATCAGATCCACAACCATCTGTCCCAAATCTTCAATCTGTATTTTCCAGGCGTCTTTTTCACTGGGCGTATGGTCATTGAAATAGGTTGCTACCGAACCGGGCATGATTGTCGTAAAGCGGATCCCTTCCTTTCTCAGGTCCAGCATAGCTGCTTGGGTAAAACCGGTCACGCCAAACTTACTCGCATTATAAGCCGAGCCGCCGGCAAAGAAATTGGTACCAGCCAAACTAGATATACTGATAAAAAAACCCTTGGTGGATTTCAATGCCTCCACGCCTGCTTTCAGGCTGTAAAACACCCCAGTGAGATTGGTATCAATGGTTTCATGCCATTGGGCCAAAGTCAGATCCTGAACCGGAGCAAAATGCCCGATGCCGGCATTGGCCACCAACAG
This window of the Aquiflexum balticum DSM 16537 genome carries:
- a CDS encoding ABC transporter ATP-binding protein → MIQLTNIDKYIDSRFQRVFILKGIDLKIDQGEFLTFMGPSGVGKSTLLNIIGLLDEDYEGQYLFDDKSIHGMKERQRSALHKSEFGYIFQAYHLIDELTVYENIETPLLYRNVSGSERKSIIANLLDRFNMVAKKDLFPEQLSGGQQQLVGIARAIAGRPRVLLADEPTGNLHSAQAKEIMEVFKELNKEGTTIIQATHSRENADYGTRLIEMLDGKIDQDIAI
- a CDS encoding SDR family oxidoreductase, with translation MQNLENKTALITGGSKGIGYGIAAALVAQGMKVAITSRSQEAADKAAAHLNKIGKGKAIGIEADVRDFTSQENAVKEVLEKWGQLDLLVANAGIGHFAPVQDLTLAQWHETIDTNLTGVFYSLKAGVEALKSTKGFFISISSLAGTNFFAGGSAYNASKFGVTGFTQAAMLDLRKEGIRFTTIMPGSVATYFNDHTPSEKDAWKIQIEDLGQMVVDLMQMHPRTLPSKIEVRPSMPG